The following coding sequences are from one Amphiprion ocellaris isolate individual 3 ecotype Okinawa chromosome 19, ASM2253959v1, whole genome shotgun sequence window:
- the tnrc18 gene encoding trinucleotide repeat-containing gene 18 protein has product MDGRDFGPPRSVHLPPPLLAGLAVESHRLGAAAAAGRIPPSPGHLGASHPPPLHSGKFLPSAINLHPHHSDAFPAGSSPFLSGYPASSPLTSDPAYRSANPSGLQMAQLWASHAHEGYPPLPSSLYSSPYLSLGHLEPPSLPQHPLYDCHKEGYYLPSSLSQSTLHPASASLTVPSSSTPPQRTSRDGGRDRSYRGERDRERDGERERSREEQRPHSVVDLTQDGRGEDDRRPGRDREREKEKDRDTNRDRDGWSFHPHQQKSHSQPSTVEHRSRLSSPQSSFPPGGGGGAGRFHGPETDRGGQDEEGSSRPHHNHSSNTNSNNSNAHSDRQRRNDSVATSAGTLHISYVLPPALQPSAAGPPFLSTPRETIREQRVSAPTYVPSVEIYDERAGPIQIASQARDNKHSDKHRDKERERERDREHEREKDRDRERESYRFHEKSLMEHPRLSQSSDLSNQREEGSVICSNGSFGKRGQETPFSSNQSRFSPETRDVSKHSIRLGIERTGAEPKWNTISPLANYATSHMAALAAQHGHTISSPHGPPTHTQIPHSPHTSHRPNSNSQSSHSHSPQTHSSHGRTSEEGGQRRYLDPSALYRPGGSLVGGSGAGERSGGVGLDSTEVSAMQSLIKYSGNFAAEGPGSSRHIADSRGSFGGLANIGMEAEREREKERERERERERDRERAAAASGGSGALRVPPQLKREQERPDSARSFGREAEGEVRHPPVGIAVAVARQRDSGTTSKQISGTSDTQRPLLQPAIKDEERGEDRAHHRDDRLLAGRLEREQEKVLRESKELAEFTQMHPTPLSSGLTPSMMTPSLMTPNLMVTGGAALAGAGRWPPDPSTLTSHPWMPRHGAPPVWLSSSPYSLGPSSLHQTLPPGYPPSLPGSIPPPYQFARDPQSGQLIVIPTEHLPHYGGDALERGAPVWSGVYGAGSSLQHAAQLQLLSQQQMLRQQELLMIQQHTVQVLELQRNAQLVERLKVSEHRPEMEDKADKRNPDPKPRPSSISSPSPSQILHPRKLPPPSRSPTPSTSSLTSLPPLSSPVTTLKSEEGGQRLLSHLPKPLPHPPPPSSASPPLSSPRRPKQEVAEEGEVGQRVQRDRQKPASAPFQGLYSDLPPGYPYQSITAPFGSSFPPYHIPAPTGENTETVRTHRSCSPASAAPLPPAHLHSRALDTDVKPQKVEPAKTESFLKQEPDVEQRQLDMTPELLGPLRQSCSPVRATEDREEDREALKPQPQPLPLHVPSPPPQRREGLEVREEEKAEGQIKMEVSSYSCQASYPLLPPCAEAEPKPEVVKDPDQTRYPSCITADLDSQELSPVCASLEDTTSAVCELEQPDAPIKSHAPSQKESVTEPLIYPPSAPNSPLPLVIGPEDPMAGMLALLTASEISQGRSSTPPAPILIPQIDNPAVGAHCSSAGPLEMAALEGMALLSQMAQQEMENICQEQDLTLEGLDCLLEASRQILLEAIEKQSHIDLPRTLDPNKKYSWRQRKEEPLYSKMSVDMLDAVEVGYRVRLAELQKTFKEKQRELSKLQRRRDKRERQQQEDERRSLTRRGRGRPRKRKLLATPLKPDSRPGKPGRTVQYSEDSETGEGQKKKFRLSREEEETETGSGGVKVKKKKKKKKSWSDQEPSTSHALEVLKAKRGHMCEQEQLASDLDRALSLSQLGSLCASRKLASNAKLEKLKGKSAENQMKERGIHSSGKGGKHKIAAKASASEAARKVKGQKKTALFSRMRSELSSCSNNSDSEEHNSAQGGWPPLSGMRSHGDVTRKRRSASSPTSLLSTQKSQKKKHKHLSLLLEEAGLSSSDDSFDQETSEDEEEEEEQESDSDDVGCEESGLGLLARFAASALPVSSAPLNLLHDGKHCSRQSTLGSSECEWSDSGSDLRLRKFPSLLHGKRSIPELPLLPPATRRIDQSSPTKRDEALQVKRKPLPKPRPSPRSPRRFSYDLSASSSFGGFSEDEGWNRRRSERIFLHDATTSANQMPVSASASTSQSSSTGSAPPLTPKPASRPKPTPPSREGKDVVKKKKLKDSPLPVSPSTLCSPITDSPPALSLSPVRKSQPKAKAKAREHSRGAVSRLMESMAADEDFEPNQDSSFSEDELLPARSNSASERSSTPAPVQCVLDKDSLVDGLRVLIPMDDQLLYAGHVNTVHSPDIYSVVVEGERGNRPHIYCLEQLLQEAIIDVKPPSVRYLPEGTRIAAYWSQQYRCLYPGTVVNGSSDIDENDDLITVEFDDGDTGRIPLSHIRLLPPDYKIHCAEPSPALLVASCSRRRVRKCSKEGKEAGTKPEETTPKIKGKPGRKPKRKPDTSLNPDGREKTDPPPSSTQPTERPQAQAKPAQDRSSSVQKPAQEKPRPASRPTMGTQTKSSNKSSTTSPTSSPTLPNPVPRKSSSAQPPAPKASRPLPPSLYPSTYGKVLTVDLYSEPNLSSYNSQRREKETNSTVSPTTNRPMPRPSMTASSATPKPSASSTPKPTPASSPKSKPSSDHHSGSRPSLSSGLLPSPISRLPTSKSNSSLTPRPSSSSSLSPSSAPRPKLKMSTNQLSSRPSSISRPKSSPGQTDVRRKSLSAEPLVKLDHEGVTSPKTKKTKALMLLQGRGVRRDHNPITTDTDDQKLMKTKLKAPDRETGLPEKDSSYKAPILAKEKTDGRGNGGRGQEMDTREEKGKKEERKEAEKREERKMKEESQSSSSSESEEEGEKGKIKKKKCTSSCSSSSSSCSGSSSSSSSSSSSSSSSSTDDSSCSSDEERTVTPPPGPVQKPPSQTKPKENAKEEEEVKKEVEIKVEEEEKLYPASQSPSPSNSPTPAPPSPTKPPKPATGKGSGQRGRPPKPKPSGGEGKAGRPKRREGVHLPTTKELAKRQRLPSVENRPKISAFLPARQLWKWFGKPTQRRGMKGKAKKLFYKAIVRGREMIRIGDCAVFLSAGRPNLPFIGRIQSMWESWGSNMVVRVNWFYHPEETNPGKKLTDKKNWDQMCGQSLPAALHSSIQRKDFMERALYQSSHSDENDVQTVSHKCLVVSVEEYEQMTHTRRYADSEDLYYLAGTYEPTTGMIFNTDGVPVIC; this is encoded by the exons GATATTACCTGCCATCCTCCTTGAGCCAGTCGACTCTCCATCCTGCATCGGCTTCCCTGACCGTCCCGTCCAGCTCCACGCCCCCTCAGAGGACGTCCCGGGACGGGGGGAGGGACAGGTCTTATCGAGGGGAGCGGGACAGAGAGAGGGACGGGGAGAGAGAGCGGTCCAGAGAGGAGCAGCGTCCGCACAGTGTCGTGGACTTGACGCAGGACGGGAGGGGCGAGGACGACCGTAGGCCGGGCAGAGATCGGGAacgagagaaagaaaaggaccgggacacaaacagagacagagatggTTGGTCCTTCCATCCTCACCAGCAAAAGTCACACTCCCAGCCTTCCACAGTGGAGCACAGATCCAGACTATCATCTCCACAGTCCTCCTTCCCTCCTGGTGGGGGCGGAGGTGCAGGGAGGTTTCACGgaccagaaacagacagagggGGTCAGGATGAGGAGGGCAGCTCTCGTCCTCACCACAACCACAGCTCTAACACTAACTCCAACAACTCAAACGCTCACTCGGACAGACAAAGGAGGAACGATTCTGTGGCCACATCAGCTGGGACCCTCCACATCTCCTACgtcctccctcctgctctccagCCCTCCGCTGCCGGGCCACCCTTCCTTTCCACACCCAGAGAGACTATCAGAGAACAGCGAGTCAGTGCACCTACATATGTGCCTTCTGTGGAGATTTACGACGAACGGGCAGGGCCTATCCAGATCGCATCACAGGCCCGCGATAACAAACACAgtgacaaacacagagacaaagaaCGAGAGcgtgaaagagacagagagcatGAACGGGAGAAGGACAGAGACAGGGAGAGGGAGAGCTACAGGTTTCATGAGAAAAGCCTCATGGAGCATCCTCGACTCTCCCAGTCAAGCGATTTAAGCAATCAGAGAGAAGAAGGGTCAGTCATTTGTTCTAACGGTTCATTTGGTAAAAGAGGCCAGGAAACACCCTTCTCTTCCAATCAATCGAGGTTCAGCCCAGAAACTAGGGATGTTTCTAAACACTCAATCCGATTGGGCATAGAGCGGACGGGGGCAGAGCCCAAGTGGAATACCATCAGCCCATTGGCCAACTATGCCACAAGTCACATGGCTGCTCTCGCAGCCCAACACGGACACACAATTTCCTCTCCCCACGGCCCGCCGACACACACCCAAATACCCCATTCCCCTCACACATCCCATCGACCCAACAGCAACTCACAATCCTCCCACAGCCATTCCCCCCAGACACACTCCTCTCATGGCCGTACAAGCGAGGAAGGAGGTCAGAGACGCTACCTTGACCCATCAGCCCTCTACCGACCCGGGGGCTCACTGGTGGGAGGGTCCGGCGCTGGAGAGCGCAGTGGAGGAGTAGGTTTGGATTCCACAGAGGTTTCAGCCATGCAGAGCCTCATTAAATACAGCGGAAACTTTGCTGCTGAAGGTCCTGGTTCGTCTAGGCACATTGCAGACAGCCGGGGGTCCTTTGGTGGTCTGGCAAACATTGGGATGGAAGCCGAGAGGGAGAGGGAAAAGGAAAGGGAGcgggaaagagagagggagagagacagggaaaGGGCCGCAGCTGCATCAGGTGGTTCGGGGGCTTTGAGGGTTCCTCCTCAGCTGAAGAGGGAACAGGAACGGCCAGACAGCGCTCGCTCATTCGGCCGGGAGGCCGAGGGAGAGGTACGACACCCTCCGGTTGGTATTGCTGTAGCTGTGGCCCGACAGAGAGACAGTGGGACCACCAGTAAACAGATCAGTGGAAcctcagacacacagagaccCCTGCTGCAACCAGCTATTAAAG ACGAGGAGCGAGGGGAGGATCGTGCTCACCACCGTGATGACAGACTGCTGGCTGGCCGGCTGGAACGCGAGCAGGAAAAAGTGCTCAG AGAATCCAAGGAGCTGGCAGAATTTACTCAGATGCACCCTACCCCTCTGTCTAGCGGTCTGACACCCAGTATGATGACGCCCAGCCTCATGACCCCCAACCTTATGGTCACAGGAGGGGCTGCTCTGGCAGGGGCGGGGCGATGGCCTCCTGACCCCTCAACTCTGACCTCTCACCCATGGATGCCCCGGCATGGAGCCCCTCCGGTCTGGCTCTCCAGCTCACCTTACA GCCTTGGTCCTTCCTCACTTCATCAGACCCTCCCTCCAGGTTACCCACCCTCTCTGCCGGGTTCCATTCCCCCTCCCTACCAGTTTGCCAGGGACCCACAGTCTGGACAGCTTATAGTCATCCCTACTGAACACTTGCCTCACTATG GAGGTGATGCACTGGAGCGTGGAGCGCCGGTGTGGTCAGGTGTGTACGGTGCAGGCAGTTCTCTGCAGCATGCAGCCCAGCTGCAGCTCCTATCTCAACAGCAAATGCTTCGGCAGCAGGAGCTGCTTATGATCCAGCAGCACACCGTGCAGGTCCTGGAGCTGCAGAGGAATGCACAACTAGTT GAGCGTTTAAAGGTCAGCGAGCATCGGCCAGAGATGGAAGACAAAGCAGACAAGCGGAACCCTGACCCAAAACCCCGACCATCCTCAATATCTTCCCCGTCTCCCTCACAGATCTTGCATCCCCGCAAACTCCCCCCGCCCTCTCGATCACCAACCCCGTCTACGTCCTCCCTCACCTCGCTGCCTCCACTCTCCTCTCCAGTGACCACCCTCAAGTCGGAGGAAGGTGGGCAGAGATTGCTGTCTCACCTGCCGAAGCCCCTGCCTCACccgcctcccccctcctccgcCTCTCCACCCCTGTCCTCACCACGGCGGCCGAAACAGGAGGTGGCTGAGGAGGGAGAGGTGGGACAGAGGGTGCAGAGAGACAGGCAGAAGCCGGCCTCTGCACCCTTTCAAGGCCTCTACTCTG ATCTGCCTCCAGGTTATCCTTACCAGTCCATCACTGCCCCTTTTGGCTCATCATTCCCCCCTTACCACATCCCAGCACCCACAGGGGAAAACACAGAGACTGTCCGAACCCATCGTTCCTGCTCTCCTGCCTCAGCTGCCCCTTTGCCCCCTGCCCACCTTCATTCAAGGGCTCTGGACACAGATGTCAAACCCCAGAAAGTAGAGCCTGCAAAGACGGAATCTTTTCTCAAACAGGAGCCTGATGTGGAGCAGCGTCAGCTTGACATGACGCCAGAACTGCTCGGTCCTCTTCGGCAGAGCTGCAGCCCTGTCCGAGCCACCgaagacagagaagaagacaGGGAAGCCCTGAAGCCCCAGCCTCAACCACTACCTCTACATGTCCCCAGTCCTCCACCACAACGAAGGGAAGGACTGGAagtcagagaggaagaaaaagcagaaggTCAAATCAAAATGGAAGTGTCATCTTACTCATGTCAGGCATCGTACCCCCTTCTTCCTCCGTGTGCAGAAGCTGAGCCCAAACCAGAGGTCGTCAAGGATCCAGACCAGACACGATACCCATCATGCATCACTGCAGATTTAGACAGCCAGGAACTCTCTCCAGTGTGTGCGTCACTAGAGGACACTACCAGCGCTGTGTGTGAATTAGAACAGCCGGACGCTCCAATCAAGTCCCATGCTCCCAGTCAGAAAGAAAGTGTCACTGAACCTCTTATCTATCCTCCTTCTGCCCCCAACTCTCCACTCCCACTCGTCATCGGTCCAGAGGATCCCATGGCAGGTATGCTTGCCCTGCTGACAGCCAGTGAAATTTCCCAGGGTCGCTCCAGCACCCCGCCTGCCCCGATACTTATACCGCAGATAGACAACCCTGCTGTGGGTGCACACTGCAGCAGCGCAGGGCCTTTAGAGATGGCAGCACTGGAAGGGATGGCTCTACTCAGCCAAATGGCCCAACAAGAGATGGAGAACATCTGCCAGGAGCAAG ATCTGACATTAGAGGGTCTAGACTGCCTTCTTGAAGCGAGCAGACAAATTCTGTTAGAGGCCATAGAGAAGCAGTCCCACATTGATCTGCCGAGAACGCTGGACCCCAACAAGAAGTACAGCTGGAGGCAGAGGAAAGAGGAGCCA CTCTACAGTAAAATGTCTGTGGACATGCTGGATGCGGTAGAAGTGGGATACCGTGTTCGCCTGGCCGAGCTGCAGAAGACATTTaaggagaagcagagagagcTGAGCAAGCTGCAGAGGCGCAGAGACAAGCG tgagcggcagcagcaggaggatgaGAGGCGGAGTCTGACCCGACGGGGCAGAGGACGACCCAGGAAGAGGAAGCTCTTGGCCACACCTCTCAAACCAGACAGCAGGCCTGGAAA ACCGGGTAGGACGGTGCAATACTCTGAGGACTCTGAAACTGGGGAAGGACAGAAGAAGAAGTTCCGGTTgtccagagaggaggaggagacggagACGGGGAGCGGAGGagtgaaagtgaagaaaaagaaaaagaagaagaaaagctggAGTGACCAGGAGCCATCCACCAGTCATGCTCTGGAG GTGCTGAAGGCGAAACGTGGCCACATGTGCGAGCAGGAGCAGCTGGCGTCAGACCTCGACAGAGCCCTTTCGCTCTCTCAGCTCGGCTCTCTCTGCGCGTCTCGCAAACTTGCTTCCAACGCAAAATTAGAGAAGTTGAAGGGAAAGTCTGCTGAGAATCAAATGAAGGAGCGAGGCATCCACTCCTCGGGCAAAGGAGGGAAACACAAGATAGCCGCCAAGGCTTCTGCATCAGAGGCAGCCCGGAAGGTGAAAGGTCAGAAGAAGACTGCCTTGTTCTCTCGAATGAGATCAGAGCTCAGCAGCTGTTCCAACA ACTCAGATTCAGAGGAGCACAATTCTGCTCAAGGGGGCTGGCCCCCTCTCTCAGGGATGCGTTCCCACGGCGACGTGACCAGGAAGAGGCGGTCTGCGTCATCGCCGACCTCCCTGCTGTCCACACAGAAGTCtcaaaagaagaaacacaagcaCTTATCCCTGCTGCTAGAGGAAGCGGGCCTCAGTTCCTCTGACGACTCCTTCGACCAAG aaacctctgaggatgaggaggaggaggaagagcaggagtCGGATTCGGACGATGTTGGCTGCGAGGAGAGCGGACTAGGTCTGCTGGCCCGGTTTGCGGCGAGTGCGCTCCCCGTTAGCTCCGCCCCTTTGAACCTCCTCCACGATGGCAAACACTGCAGCAGGCAAAGCACTCTGG GTTCGTCAGAGTGTGAGTGGTCAGACTCCGGCTCAGACTTGAGGCTAAGGAAGTTTCCCTCTCTGCTGCATGGAAAACGCTCCATCCCAGAGCTCCCCCTTTTGCCCCCGGCAACCCGCCGCATCGACCAGAGTAGCCCCACTAAGCGAGATGAAGCGCTGCAGGTCAAACGGAAGCCTCTGCCTAAACCACGCCCCTCGCCTCGGTCGCCACGGAGATTCAGCTACGACCTCTCTGCCAGCTCCAGCTTCGGAGGTTTCAGCGAGGATGAGGGTTGGAACCGCAGACGCAGCGAGAGGATTTTCCTCCACGATGCCACCACTTCAGCCAATCAGATGCCGGTGTCAGCCTCTGCCTCCACCAGTCAGAGCTCTTCCACTGGCTCAGCCCCCCCTCTCACTCCGAAGCCCGCCTCGAGACCCAAACCCACTCCACCCAGCCGAGAAGGGAAAGATGTGGTCAAA aaaaagaagctaAAGGACTCTCCTCTGCCTGTGAGCCCGTCCACTCTATGCAGTCCAATCACAGACAGCCCTCCAGCTCTGAGCCTCAGCCCAGTGCGCAAGAGCCAACCAAAAGCCAAGGCCAAAGCCAGAGAG CATTCCAGGGGCGCGGTGAGTCGGCTGATGGAGAGCATGGCGGCAGATGAAGACTTTGAGCCCAACCAAGACAGCAGCTTCAGCGAAGACGAACTTCTCCCAGCGCGAAGCAACAGCGCATCAGAGAGGTCCTCCACGCCTG cTCCAGTGCAGTGTGTTCTGGATAAGGACTCTCTGGTGGACGGACTCAGAGTTTTGATCCCGATGGACGACCAACTACTGTACGCAGGACACGTGAACACTGTACACTCCCCGGACAT ATACAgcgtggtggtggagggggagagagggaacCGACCGCACATCTACTGCTTGGAACAACTGCTTCAGGAGGCG ATCATTGATGTGAAGCCTCCATCCGTGCGCTATCTCCCAGAGGGCACCCGCATCGCTGCCTACTGGAGCCAGCAGTACCGCTGTCTGTACCCCGGCACTGTTGTCAACG GAAGTTCAGATATTGATGAGAATGATGATCTCATCACTGTGGAGTTTGACGATGGCGACACAGGCCGTATCCCTCTTTCCCACATCAGACTGCTGCCGCCAGACTACAAGATCCAct GCGCTGAGCCGTCCCCTGCATTGCTCGTGGCCAGCTGTTCCAGGAGGAGGGTCCGCAAATGCAgcaaagagggcaaagaggCAGGAACAAAGCCAGAGGAGACCACTCCGAAGATCAAAGGAAAACCTGGTCGCAAACCAAAGCGCAAACCAG ACACTTCCTTAAACCCAGATGGCCGGGAGAAAACCGATCCTCCACCTTCCTCCACCCAGCCCACAGAGCGACCCCAGGCTCAAGCCAAGCCTGCCCAAGACAGGTCTTCCTCTGTCCAGAAACCGGCTCAGGAGAAGCCCCGGCCTGCATCCCGTCCAACAATGGGAACCCAGACTAAATCAAGCAACAAAAGCTCCACTACGTCCCCAACGAGTAGTCCTACGCTTCCCAACCCGGTGCCCAGGAAGAGCAGCTCAGCGCAGCCTCCTGCTCCTAAAGCATCCcgccctctccctccctccctctacccctccaccTATGGAAAGGTCCTGACTGTGGATCTCTACAGCGAGCCCAACCTCAGCTCATACAACAGCCAGCGCAGAGAAAAAGAGACTAACAGCACCGTAAGTCCCACCACCAACAGGCCCATGCCTCGGCCCAGCATGACGGCTTCATCTGCCACACCCAAGCCCAGTGCTTCGTCCACGCCCAAACCCACTCCTGCCTCCTCACCCAAATCCAAACCCTCTTCGGACCATCATAGCGGCTCCAGGCCCAGCCTCAGCTCTGGACTCCTACCGAGCCCCATCTCTAGACTACCAACAAGCAAATCGAACTCTTCTCTGACTCCTAGACCTTCATCGTCATCCTCATTGTCCCCATCCTCTGCCCCCCGACCCAAACTGAAGATGTCAACCAATCAATTGTCCTCCAGACCCAGCTCCATCTCCAGGCCCAAGTCCAGCCCTGGGCAAACTGATGTGAGACGAAAGAGTCTGTCTGCAGAGCCCCTTGTGAAGCTCGACCACGAAGGTGTCACCTCACCCAAGACCAAGAAGACCAAGGCTCTGATGTTACTACAGGGTCGGGGAGTCAGGCGAGACCACAACCCCATTACCACGGACACAGACGATCAGAAGCTGATGAAGACTAAATTGAAAGCTCCAGATAGAGAGACTGGTCTGCCAGAGAAGGACTCCAGTTACAAAGCACCGATACTGGCTAAAGAGAAGACAGACGGTCGTGGAAATGGTGGTAGAGGACAGGAAATGGACACAAGAGAGGAGAAGGgtaaaaaagaggaaagaaaggaggcagagaagagagaggaaagaaaaatgaaagaggaaTCTCAGAGTAGCAGCAGCTCCGAgtcagaggaagaaggagagaaagggaaaataaagaagaagaaatgcacCTCaagctgctcttcctcctcttcatcctgtTCTGGttcttcctcatcttcctcctcatcatcatcttcatcctcctcttcatccactGATgactcctcctgcagctcagaTGAAGAGAGGACTGTTACGCCTCCGCCAGGCCCGGTCCAAAAGCCTCCATCACAGACAAAACCAAAAGAGAatgcaaaagaagaagaggaggtaaagaaggaggtggagataaaagtggaggaagaggaaaagctGTACCCTGCCTCACAGTCTCCCTCCCCTTCGAACTCTCCCactcctgctcctccttctcccACTAAACCTCCAAAACCAGCCACCGGAAAGGGCTCCGGGCAGAGGGGGCGCCCTCCAAAACCAAAGCCCAGCGGAGGAGAGGGGAAGGCGGGTAGACCAAAGCGGAGAGAGGGGGTCCACCTTCCCACGACTAAGGAGCTGGCTAAACGTCAGAGACTTCCCAGTGTGGAGAACAGGCCCAAAATTTCTGCTTTCCTCCCAGCCAGACAGCTCTGGAAGTGGTTTGGGAAACCCACTCAG agACGCGGTATGAAGGGCAAGGCTAAGAAACTCTTCTATAAGGCTATCGTGCGTGGCCGAGAGATGATCCGGATCGGGGACTGTGCCGTGTTCCTGTCCGCTGGCCGACCCAACCTGCCCTTTATCGGCCGCATCCAGAGCATGTGGGAGTCCTGGGGCAGCAACATGGTGGTCAGGGTCAACTGGTTCTATCATCCTGAGGAGACGAACCCCGGCAAGAAACTCACCGACAAGAAG AACTGGGATCAGATGTGTGGTCAGTCTTTACCAGCAGCTCTGCACTCTTCCATCCAGAGGAAAGACTTCATGGAG cgcGCCCTGTACCAGTCGTCCCACAGCGATGAGAACGACGTGCAGACGGTCAGTCACAAGTGCCTGGTGGTGAGCGTGGAGGAGTACGAGCAGATGACCCACACTCGCCGCTATGCTGACAGCGAAGACCTTTACTACCTGGCTGGCACCTACGAACCCACCACCGGCATGATCTTCAACACGGACGGAGTTCCAGTCATCTGCTGA